Within the Echinicola sp. 20G genome, the region ATGAGTGTTCTGTGAATTATAAGATGTTTGTCAATGGTTAATGAAGATCATGGTTTGATCCTGAATTTCTTTATGTCAATCTCTAAGTTTGGGGTAATAGCAAGCCTTTTGAAAAATACACCGGTCTTTATTTCTAATTAAAGCAGCGTGCTCTAATAATATAAGAAATTCCTTCCACTTCTTTAAATGGTTAGAAATACTTTAATTATCCGGAGATATTTTTAAAATTTGAGTAAAATTAAATGTTTGGTTAATTCTAATATCTTTTTTAAAATTTTTAAAAATTAAATTAAAGTTGTAATTTTATTTCCTGTAATTAATAGTTTGAATCCTGTTGCTATTTAGTATGTTAAAAAAGAGCTGGCTTATATTGATGTTAGGGATCATTTTGATTAGTGGGAATACTTATGCCCAACATGATAACTTGCATCGTCGCTCTAGTGTTTATGAGGCGCCAAAGGATCCTTTGGTAATTCAAAAACTTGATAAATGGCAGGATTTGAAATTTGGAATGATTATTCACTGGGGTGTTTATGCCGTTCCAGGGATGATTGAGTCATGGGCTTTATGTTCTGAAGATTGGATCAACCGAGACAGTACAGTTACCTATAATGACTTCAAAAAGTGGTATTGGGGTTTAGCAGACGAGTTTAATCCAGTCAATTTTGATCCAGATCAGTGGGCAGATGCAGCAGATGCAGCAGGGATGAAATACTTGGTATTTACCACCAAGCACCACGATGGGTTCAATATGTTCGATACCCAACAGACAGATTATAAAATTACAGCAGGCCCTTTTAAAAATCACCCTAAATCGAATGTGGCCAAGTATGTTTTTGAGGCCTTTAGAAAAAAGGACTTTATGATTGGGGCGTATTTCTCCAAACCTGACTGGCATTCTCAATATTATTGGTGGTCAAAGTACGCGACAGCTGACAGGAATAATAACTATGATATTCGCAAAAATCCTTGGAGATGGAATAAGTACAAAGAGTTTACTTATAACCAAATAGGGGAGTTGATGCATGATTATGGTGCTATTGATATTTTGTGGTTAGATGGTGGATGGGTTCGTCCATTGGAAACGGTGAATGAAGAGGTGCTTTCATGGGGAGCTAGGATCCCTGAGTGGAGTCAGGATATTGATATGCCAAAGATTGCCAAGATGGCTAGAGAGGCACAGCCTGGTGTTTTGATGGTGGATAGAACCGTGCATGGTCCATATGAGAACTATCAAACTCCTGAGCAAAGTGTTCCTGCCGAGCAACTTGATGTGCCATGGGAGTCATGTATGACTTTGGGGCACTCATGGGGTTATCATCCAAGACAGAATTACAAGTCAGTGAATAAGGTAGTACACACTTTAGTTGAAGTGGTTGCCAAAGGAGGAAGTTTACTTTTAGGTGTGGGACCAAAACCTGACGGAACCCTTCCTGATGAAGATGTGAAAAGATTGAAAGGTATTGGAGATTGGTTGGAGGTGAATGGAGAAGCTATCTATGGAACTAGGACAGTCAATTATTACAAAGAAAATAAC harbors:
- a CDS encoding alpha-L-fucosidase, whose amino-acid sequence is MLGIILISGNTYAQHDNLHRRSSVYEAPKDPLVIQKLDKWQDLKFGMIIHWGVYAVPGMIESWALCSEDWINRDSTVTYNDFKKWYWGLADEFNPVNFDPDQWADAADAAGMKYLVFTTKHHDGFNMFDTQQTDYKITAGPFKNHPKSNVAKYVFEAFRKKDFMIGAYFSKPDWHSQYYWWSKYATADRNNNYDIRKNPWRWNKYKEFTYNQIGELMHDYGAIDILWLDGGWVRPLETVNEEVLSWGARIPEWSQDIDMPKIAKMAREAQPGVLMVDRTVHGPYENYQTPEQSVPAEQLDVPWESCMTLGHSWGYHPRQNYKSVNKVVHTLVEVVAKGGSLLLGVGPKPDGTLPDEDVKRLKGIGDWLEVNGEAIYGTRTVNYYKENNIYFTQDKKGKTFAILLVEENMGIPNTVSWSTQQSVKGKSVRLLDGNKKLEVNKVGEEIVVTIPEKIRKEIKQKEAIVFAFENE